One part of the Candidatus Neomarinimicrobiota bacterium genome encodes these proteins:
- a CDS encoding thioredoxin family protein, which translates to MGFFSESDKRTLRTHFSGLEDPVQLIFVKRDTLCRYCRDTCELVMEFAEISKKIRVDVYDIDKDADEIGKLGIERVPAIALLDKSRKDTGIRFYGMPGGYEFHSLLGAVLVVSKRRTGLTEDLIRQIKRIETPLHIKTYITPTCPYCSSVVRLIHKMAFLNPHIRADMIEVTEFPELGNEAGVKGVPKTIVNHFFDLEGALPEEQFIYTIIQNLKK; encoded by the coding sequence TTGGGATTTTTTTCAGAAAGCGACAAACGTACACTCAGAACACATTTTTCCGGCTTGGAAGACCCGGTTCAGCTTATCTTTGTAAAACGTGACACATTGTGCCGGTATTGTCGTGATACCTGCGAATTAGTTATGGAATTTGCAGAAATTTCCAAAAAAATCCGGGTAGATGTGTACGATATTGACAAAGATGCCGATGAAATCGGGAAACTGGGCATTGAGCGTGTTCCGGCAATTGCTCTCCTGGACAAATCCCGGAAGGATACCGGCATCCGGTTTTACGGGATGCCCGGGGGATATGAATTCCATTCCCTTTTGGGGGCGGTTCTTGTTGTTTCCAAGAGACGGACAGGGTTAACGGAAGATTTGATCCGACAGATCAAACGTATTGAAACGCCCCTTCATATTAAAACCTATATCACGCCAACCTGTCCTTATTGTTCATCAGTTGTCCGTCTCATTCATAAGATGGCCTTTCTCAATCCTCATATCCGGGCGGATATGATTGAAGTGACGGAATTTCCTGAACTGGGGAATGAAGCAGGGGTCAAGGGGGTACCCAAAACAATTGTCAATCATTTTTTCGATCTCGAAGGCGCTTTGCCGGAAGAACAGTTCATTTACACAATCATACAAAATCTAAAAAAATAA
- a CDS encoding HAMP domain-containing histidine kinase, with protein sequence MKEQYTIHFAVLTSETGQIRKILRNDQGMISEDLINLEELVEDRTRLFHFYREVSSHGAAVNRDVNLRDVPGTVQFIGVKTEDHIALICTADKGDLLNRFSELKNNFMGLQRKVIKKNESVMWLIDQINAFFESAGLGFVFLKKDGKIDAFNEMGKDFFHRVTRQSIQPGMSIHELAIPDSENGIRYFLAKSMQGDFFSGDFYAGEWFEVRSTAVKDKEGRQQGVLLIFERINRRKNYEITIENQKEFLYHMYKIFLHDLANIFTVTKSATSLYKRTSNKEMLDSIAEASERGIRMIDRMKKAEKIVHDPDKLWPVSLAEAVYRVMKDYKDLSFICHGQGYIYADDLIGFLLNNLVSNAIRHGKATDMMFEISEDDDSVIFKVANNGEPIPDEIRDKVFDENFEFGETAYSGLGLFIIQKITLRYRGRVRTESCREWNTCFIFTFPKITEPEKVLNQKSVNKKAED encoded by the coding sequence ATGAAGGAGCAATATACAATTCATTTTGCAGTGCTGACAAGTGAGACAGGGCAGATTCGGAAAATACTTCGGAACGATCAGGGCATGATATCTGAAGATTTGATAAATCTGGAAGAACTTGTTGAAGATAGAACCAGGTTGTTCCACTTTTACCGTGAAGTGAGCAGCCATGGAGCTGCGGTGAATCGGGATGTGAACCTCAGGGATGTACCCGGAACCGTCCAATTTATTGGTGTCAAAACAGAAGATCACATAGCCCTCATTTGCACTGCCGATAAAGGGGATCTTTTGAACCGCTTTTCAGAATTGAAAAACAATTTTATGGGTTTGCAGCGTAAAGTGATAAAAAAGAACGAATCCGTAATGTGGCTGATTGATCAGATAAATGCGTTTTTTGAATCGGCGGGACTCGGATTTGTTTTTTTGAAAAAGGATGGGAAAATTGACGCTTTTAATGAGATGGGAAAGGATTTTTTTCATCGTGTAACCCGGCAATCTATTCAACCGGGCATGTCTATCCATGAACTGGCCATCCCGGATTCTGAAAACGGCATTCGGTACTTTCTGGCAAAAAGTATGCAAGGGGACTTTTTCTCCGGGGATTTTTATGCTGGTGAGTGGTTTGAAGTACGGAGTACTGCCGTGAAAGATAAAGAAGGCCGGCAGCAAGGGGTGCTTCTGATTTTTGAGAGAATCAACCGGAGAAAGAACTATGAAATAACTATTGAAAACCAGAAAGAATTTCTCTACCACATGTACAAAATCTTCCTGCATGATTTGGCAAATATCTTTACCGTTACAAAATCTGCCACATCCCTTTATAAGAGAACATCGAATAAAGAGATGCTTGACAGCATTGCAGAGGCTTCGGAGCGTGGCATCCGGATGATTGACCGGATGAAAAAAGCCGAAAAGATCGTGCATGATCCCGACAAGCTCTGGCCGGTTTCCCTGGCAGAGGCCGTTTATCGCGTGATGAAGGATTATAAAGACTTGTCTTTTATATGTCACGGCCAGGGATATATCTATGCCGATGACCTGATAGGTTTTCTTCTGAACAATCTTGTATCCAATGCAATTCGCCATGGAAAGGCCACTGACATGATGTTCGAGATTTCAGAAGACGATGATTCCGTGATTTTCAAGGTCGCCAATAACGGGGAGCCCATACCGGATGAGATTCGGGATAAAGTGTTTGACGAAAATTTTGAATTTGGTGAAACAGCCTATTCCGGGCTTGGCTTGTTTATTATTCAGAAAATCACTTTACGGTACAGAGGAAGGGTAAGGACAGAATCTTGTAGGGAGTGGAATACCTGTTTCATTTTTACCTTTCCAAAAATCACGGAACCCGAAAAGGTTTTAAATCAGAAAAGTGTGAATAAAAAAGCGGAAGATTGA
- a CDS encoding ABC transporter permease codes for MRLSFILKQTFINLWTARLPALVAIFTIGISLSIVIGMGLLGYKAFTSFDLFQDKFEIEVFLYPNLKRDEITRIQNELAEIHQIKMINYISKDEAARIFKEEFGEDIHDILDENPLPPSFHIKLYKQMTHPDIVENVAKRISELRGVDDVKYHKEILILMEKYFRLMTLVGTGIIISLIIAMNILIRNTIKLSVYARRKQIAILQQLGAGGLFIRLPYIFEGILEGALGGAFAGVLLHLSFQVINFSVQYIFDISLAFSPFIWTFSISVGALMGMFSSSRAAKSFMYLFAREDY; via the coding sequence ATGCGCCTATCATTTATTTTGAAACAAACCTTCATCAATTTGTGGACCGCCCGCCTGCCGGCACTGGTAGCAATATTCACTATCGGCATATCTTTGAGCATTGTCATTGGTATGGGACTTCTGGGATACAAGGCCTTTACATCTTTTGATTTATTCCAGGACAAATTTGAAATCGAGGTTTTTTTATATCCCAATCTGAAAAGAGATGAAATCACACGCATTCAGAACGAACTGGCGGAAATCCATCAAATAAAAATGATTAATTACATTTCCAAGGATGAGGCTGCCCGGATTTTCAAGGAAGAGTTCGGGGAGGATATTCATGATATTCTGGACGAAAACCCTCTTCCCCCTTCTTTTCACATTAAGCTCTATAAACAAATGACTCATCCGGATATTGTTGAAAATGTGGCCAAACGCATTTCAGAACTCCGGGGCGTTGATGATGTAAAATATCATAAAGAAATTTTAATCCTGATGGAAAAGTATTTTCGCCTGATGACACTTGTGGGGACAGGAATTATCATTTCCCTGATTATTGCCATGAATATCCTTATCCGAAACACCATTAAACTTTCCGTCTATGCCCGGAGAAAACAGATTGCCATTCTACAACAGTTGGGAGCCGGCGGTTTGTTTATCCGTCTGCCCTATATTTTCGAAGGAATTCTTGAAGGAGCTCTGGGAGGAGCTTTTGCCGGCGTTCTCCTCCATCTTTCCTTTCAGGTTATCAATTTTTCTGTCCAGTATATTTTTGACATTTCCCTGGCCTTTTCACCCTTTATCTGGACCTTTTCCATCAGTGTCGGAGCCCTCATGGGCATGTTCTCCAGCAGTCGGGCTGCCAAAAGCTTCATGTACCTCTTCGCCAGAGAAGACTATTAG
- a CDS encoding phosphate butyryltransferase — translation MRFNDLYQRVSTREPKNCNVVNPEADSVFEGLKQAVEQGFIRLRLFGNRALIEKKSEQHKLEVSAVYHSLSPVEAAAAAVEDIRRGGGDLIMKGDIPTADFMKPLLDKEKGLRIGKVLSHVAVCDTPAYPRLLFAADGGINIAPDLETKREITASTVAYAEKVLGRKPRIAFAAVIEKVNPKIPATGDAFELAREYTEKGYLAEGPIALDVILSENAARKKGIQSQISGKVDVIIFPDITPANFMIKQMIFLEKAKAGGLILNASVPVIVLSRSDTAETKLNSIVLSLL, via the coding sequence ATGAGATTTAACGATTTATATCAACGGGTGTCAACCCGGGAACCAAAAAACTGCAATGTGGTGAATCCGGAGGCGGATTCTGTTTTTGAAGGGCTCAAACAGGCAGTTGAGCAAGGATTTATCCGACTGCGTCTTTTCGGAAACCGCGCACTGATTGAGAAGAAGTCGGAACAGCACAAGCTGGAGGTTTCTGCCGTATATCATTCCCTGTCGCCGGTTGAAGCAGCAGCAGCTGCGGTAGAGGATATCCGTAGAGGCGGGGGGGATTTGATTATGAAAGGGGATATTCCCACGGCGGATTTCATGAAACCTCTTCTGGACAAGGAAAAAGGCCTCCGGATCGGGAAAGTTTTATCCCATGTGGCGGTTTGCGACACACCGGCTTATCCCCGGCTGCTCTTTGCGGCGGATGGCGGCATAAATATTGCGCCGGATCTGGAAACCAAACGAGAGATTACAGCAAGTACGGTTGCTTATGCTGAAAAGGTTCTGGGACGTAAGCCCAGAATCGCCTTTGCGGCAGTCATTGAAAAAGTTAATCCCAAAATCCCGGCTACAGGCGATGCCTTTGAACTGGCCCGGGAATATACGGAAAAGGGATATCTGGCTGAGGGACCTATTGCATTGGATGTCATATTATCCGAAAATGCCGCCCGGAAGAAAGGAATTCAATCACAAATTTCCGGAAAGGTGGATGTCATCATTTTTCCCGATATCACTCCGGCAAATTTTATGATCAAACAAATGATCTTTCTGGAGAAAGCAAAAGCCGGCGGACTTATTCTCAATGCGTCTGTCCCCGTGATTGTACTGTCCCGTTCCGATACAGCCGAAACAAAATTAAACTCTATTGTGTTAAGCCTTTTATAA
- a CDS encoding co-chaperone GroES, giving the protein MKIKPLDDRVLVETAPQEEKTASGIIIPDTAKEKKHLGTVIEVGTDEELKELVKPGDKVLYGKYAGEEIKLDDKEYILLQRSDILAIIED; this is encoded by the coding sequence ATGAAAATCAAACCACTTGATGATCGCGTGCTTGTAGAAACAGCACCCCAGGAAGAAAAGACAGCCAGCGGGATTATCATCCCTGATACGGCAAAAGAAAAAAAGCATCTGGGGACCGTTATTGAAGTGGGGACAGACGAAGAGCTGAAAGAACTCGTCAAACCCGGTGACAAGGTGCTCTATGGAAAGTATGCGGGAGAAGAGATCAAGTTGGATGATAAGGAATATATTCTTCTCCAGCGGAGTGATATTCTTGCAATCATAGAGGACTGA
- a CDS encoding glutathione S-transferase N-terminal domain-containing protein, producing the protein MEQKRVIVFTTPTCTYCKQVKRYLMEKKIRFKEVDVSRNTKAAQDMMRKSGQQGVPQLWINNRPIVGFDRPKINKMLNLKT; encoded by the coding sequence ATGGAACAAAAGCGAGTGATTGTCTTTACAACCCCGACATGTACCTATTGCAAACAGGTGAAGCGGTATCTCATGGAGAAGAAGATTCGGTTCAAGGAAGTGGATGTAAGCCGCAACACAAAGGCAGCCCAGGATATGATGCGGAAAAGCGGGCAACAGGGAGTGCCCCAGTTATGGATAAACAACAGACCCATTGTAGGTTTTGACAGACCGAAAATAAATAAAATGTTAAATCTCAAAACATGA
- a CDS encoding D-aminoacylase, translating to MKRSAGQWTRRDFIKTSFLTAGGLALGCSVRSRLDILIRNVRIADGTGKDLYTADIGLRNGKIIAIGSLKNATAHIEIDGKDLVAAPGFVDIHSHTDLELLVNPNAEGKIRQGITTDVSGNCGASPFPLTKADVEKLRKRLLEQYQLDESWKDLDGFFSAIEKGGTSVNYMTLTGHGTLRNAVMGSYDRAPTADELKVMKKVLAHTLEMGSLGLSTGLEYAPGSYANTEELIALSKTVAEFGGLYATHMRSEDDRVEEAIEEALNISRQAGVSLQISHLKACNKNNWHKVDAMLSRISRARQEGIPVHADRYPYIAWSTGLSAFLPVSARQGTTEEMIERLKNRENEELVRNYVVGRGERIGGWERVLISSCRGTGGKDFEGRTLQDISLALGLNPYETVRKLLIDFKADVSTIGFAMEEGNLKKVLKAKFVSIGSDGSVRATYGPLFKGKPHPRSYGAFPRVLAKFVRDEKVLTLPEAVRKMSALNALKVGLTDRGFIRENYVADLVLFNPETVQDNATYLNPHQYPDGIPYVFVGGVPVIREGKHTGEHPGKILRHKS from the coding sequence ATGAAACGGTCAGCTGGTCAATGGACACGGAGGGATTTTATTAAAACGAGTTTTCTGACGGCAGGCGGACTGGCACTGGGCTGTTCTGTCCGTTCCCGGCTGGATATTCTCATCCGGAATGTCCGGATTGCTGATGGAACAGGGAAAGATTTATACACAGCGGATATCGGTTTGCGAAATGGAAAAATTATCGCTATAGGATCCCTTAAAAATGCCACCGCCCATATAGAAATTGACGGAAAAGACCTTGTGGCAGCCCCGGGATTTGTGGATATACACAGCCATACCGATCTTGAATTGCTGGTAAATCCCAATGCCGAAGGGAAAATCCGCCAGGGCATTACAACGGACGTCTCGGGAAATTGCGGAGCATCCCCTTTTCCCCTGACGAAGGCGGATGTGGAAAAATTGCGAAAAAGACTCCTGGAGCAGTATCAACTTGATGAATCCTGGAAGGATCTTGATGGTTTTTTCAGTGCCATTGAAAAGGGCGGGACATCTGTGAATTACATGACTCTGACAGGTCATGGTACTTTGCGGAATGCCGTGATGGGATCATACGACAGGGCTCCCACAGCCGATGAATTGAAAGTCATGAAGAAGGTTCTGGCCCATACACTTGAGATGGGGAGTCTGGGACTTTCGACAGGATTGGAATACGCCCCGGGGAGCTATGCCAATACAGAGGAGCTCATCGCCTTGTCCAAAACAGTGGCTGAATTTGGCGGATTGTACGCCACTCACATGCGGAGCGAAGATGACCGGGTGGAAGAAGCCATTGAGGAAGCCCTGAATATCTCCCGTCAGGCCGGGGTTTCACTTCAGATATCCCATTTAAAAGCCTGCAACAAGAATAACTGGCACAAAGTGGATGCCATGCTTTCCAGGATTAGCAGAGCCCGCCAGGAAGGAATCCCTGTCCACGCTGATCGCTATCCCTATATTGCATGGTCTACGGGACTTTCGGCCTTTTTGCCGGTTTCGGCACGCCAGGGAACCACGGAAGAGATGATTGAAAGACTAAAAAACCGTGAAAATGAAGAACTTGTCCGAAATTATGTCGTCGGCCGGGGTGAGCGGATCGGCGGCTGGGAGCGTGTGCTTATCAGCTCCTGCCGGGGTACAGGCGGTAAGGATTTTGAAGGCAGGACATTACAGGATATCAGCCTTGCCCTGGGATTAAACCCTTACGAAACCGTGAGAAAACTTCTGATTGATTTTAAGGCTGATGTTTCAACCATAGGTTTTGCTATGGAAGAAGGTAATCTGAAAAAAGTTCTCAAGGCGAAGTTTGTGAGCATCGGCTCGGACGGTTCGGTCAGAGCTACCTATGGTCCTCTTTTCAAGGGCAAACCCCATCCCCGCTCTTATGGGGCATTCCCCCGGGTTTTGGCCAAATTTGTCCGGGATGAAAAGGTGCTTACCCTTCCGGAAGCCGTAAGAAAAATGTCTGCCTTGAACGCTCTGAAAGTTGGTCTGACGGACAGGGGGTTCATCCGGGAAAATTATGTGGCTGATTTGGTTCTCTTTAATCCTGAAACGGTGCAGGATAATGCCACATATTTGAATCCTCACCAGTATCCCGATGGGATTCCCTATGTTTTTGTCGGCGGTGTACCCGTTATCCGGGAAGGTAAACACACCGGTGAACATCCCGGGAAAATTCTCAGGCATAAAAGCTGA
- the buk gene encoding butyrate kinase, giving the protein MKKILTISPGSTSTKAGLFTPEGKIDEISVPVEQEYARKNVVQEYAYRRDLLKRFLEKIDLSDLAAVVGRGAPLKPMEGGVYKITPKLLSDLRECRYSNHASNLGGLLAHYFGELYKVPAWIIDPVSVDEFDEISRISGVPEIRRRSRSHALNIKATARKWCDEYGEVLEKENFVVAHLGGGISICALKMGKIRDVNDGLLGMGPFSPERAGALPISGLLDLAFSGDYTRKELDHYLSRECGLKGYLKTNDAREVVRRIQEGDKYAQLIMDAMIYQIEKEIGAMLAACHFVVKAVLITGGLAHCLYITRRLQDHFSMFNIHIIPGENELEAMADGGFRALKGDIPVQDYM; this is encoded by the coding sequence ATGAAAAAGATACTCACAATCAGTCCCGGTTCGACATCCACAAAAGCGGGTTTATTTACCCCCGAGGGGAAAATAGATGAAATATCCGTGCCTGTGGAGCAGGAATATGCCCGAAAAAACGTGGTGCAGGAATACGCTTATCGTCGGGATTTGCTGAAACGTTTTTTAGAAAAGATCGATTTATCCGATTTGGCCGCCGTTGTTGGCCGGGGTGCCCCTTTGAAGCCCATGGAAGGCGGCGTGTATAAAATTACGCCGAAGCTGCTTTCTGATCTCCGGGAATGCAGATATTCCAACCATGCCAGCAATCTGGGAGGATTGTTGGCTCATTATTTCGGAGAATTGTACAAAGTTCCGGCGTGGATTATCGATCCTGTGAGTGTGGATGAATTCGATGAGATTTCCCGGATATCGGGTGTCCCCGAGATCAGGCGCCGCAGCCGGAGCCATGCCCTGAATATCAAAGCCACGGCCAGAAAATGGTGTGACGAATATGGGGAAGTTCTTGAAAAAGAAAATTTTGTAGTTGCCCATCTGGGCGGGGGTATTTCCATTTGTGCCCTGAAAATGGGGAAGATCCGGGATGTCAACGACGGATTGCTGGGAATGGGACCTTTTTCACCGGAAAGGGCAGGGGCGTTGCCTATCAGTGGTTTGCTGGATTTGGCTTTTTCCGGCGACTATACACGGAAAGAGCTGGATCATTATCTCTCCCGGGAGTGCGGATTAAAGGGCTATTTAAAGACCAATGATGCCCGGGAAGTGGTAAGACGGATTCAGGAAGGGGATAAATATGCCCAACTGATTATGGATGCCATGATTTATCAGATAGAAAAGGAAATCGGGGCCATGCTGGCTGCCTGTCACTTTGTGGTGAAAGCAGTATTGATCACGGGTGGCCTGGCCCATTGTTTATATATTACCCGTCGGCTACAGGATCATTTTTCCATGTTCAATATTCATATTATCCCCGGGGAGAATGAATTGGAAGCGATGGCAGACGGAGGATTCAGAGCACTGAAGGGAGATATTCCTGTTCAGGATTACATGTGA
- a CDS encoding sigma-70 family RNA polymerase sigma factor, protein MENELELIEKAQNGDRKAQARLVLRYEKKIFNLALRMMRDKEDAEDVMQETFLTALRKLHTFEGRSQFFTWLYRITMNISLQKLRDRNKGNAMVSLSDPDIESIHGQHLSEWPAFNRKLMSNEEFRKLLDNAVKELPAIYRSVFILRDLEGLSTIETQKLLDLTESNVKVRLMRARYYLRQNLQKYFQEGQFNGK, encoded by the coding sequence GTGGAAAACGAACTTGAGCTCATTGAAAAAGCACAGAACGGAGACCGGAAAGCCCAGGCCCGGCTTGTCCTGAGGTATGAAAAAAAAATTTTCAATCTGGCCTTGCGGATGATGCGGGATAAAGAAGATGCTGAAGACGTGATGCAGGAAACCTTTCTTACAGCCCTGCGGAAACTTCATACCTTCGAAGGGCGGTCCCAGTTTTTTACCTGGCTGTACAGGATCACCATGAATATTTCTCTTCAGAAACTCAGGGACAGGAACAAGGGGAATGCCATGGTGTCCTTGTCCGATCCGGATATAGAATCGATTCACGGACAACACCTGTCAGAATGGCCGGCTTTCAATCGCAAGCTCATGTCCAATGAAGAGTTCCGGAAATTGCTTGACAATGCCGTAAAGGAGCTCCCGGCCATTTACCGCTCCGTTTTCATTCTGAGGGATTTGGAGGGCCTTTCCACCATCGAGACCCAAAAACTTCTGGATCTTACCGAATCCAATGTCAAAGTCCGCCTGATGAGGGCCCGCTATTATCTCAGACAGAATCTGCAAAAATATTTTCAGGAAGGTCAGTTCAATGGAAAATGA
- a CDS encoding OsmC family protein, translated as MKVTLQGLADHLTFMAKGDSGHWVALDADESLHGFNAGTRPMELVLEALGGCTAMDVLSILRKKRMNYDRFAIDIEAERAGEHPKVFTKIHMVYKFWGNELSDKAIARAIELSESKYCSVNAMLSKTAEITSEYLLNP; from the coding sequence ATGAAAGTAACATTGCAGGGTCTTGCCGATCATTTGACATTTATGGCAAAGGGCGATTCAGGCCATTGGGTTGCTCTTGATGCTGACGAGTCTTTACATGGTTTTAATGCCGGGACACGTCCCATGGAACTGGTTCTGGAAGCTCTTGGCGGATGTACAGCCATGGATGTATTATCCATATTGCGAAAAAAACGTATGAATTATGACCGATTTGCCATAGATATCGAAGCGGAACGGGCAGGTGAACATCCCAAAGTCTTTACAAAAATTCACATGGTTTACAAATTCTGGGGGAATGAACTTTCCGACAAGGCCATTGCCCGTGCTATCGAACTCAGTGAAAGCAAGTATTGCAGTGTGAATGCCATGTTGAGTAAAACAGCGGAGATTACGTCAGAGTATCTTCTGAACCCATAG
- a CDS encoding ATP-binding cassette domain-containing protein: MIECSKLTVNFGNGEGIRNITTQFYEGDFTLLLGPTGCGKSTLMRVIYMDIQPTKGYIRIRNWDSRKISKRQILKLRRGIGIIFQDFRLIENLNVFENVALPLIMTGHSRKSIHERVSVILDEVGLLGTWRQKAGSLSGGEKQRVAIARAIVKNPFLVLADEPTGNLDPEAANTVFELLKKINALGTSVIMATHNYTLIEDTDYRRIYMENGSLVDL; the protein is encoded by the coding sequence ATGATTGAGTGCAGCAAGCTGACTGTCAATTTCGGAAACGGTGAAGGTATACGGAATATCACAACCCAATTTTACGAGGGGGATTTCACGCTTCTCCTGGGACCTACGGGGTGTGGTAAATCCACCCTGATGCGTGTGATATACATGGATATTCAGCCAACCAAAGGTTATATCAGAATCCGGAACTGGGACAGCCGGAAAATCAGCAAGCGGCAGATTCTGAAACTCCGCCGGGGCATTGGAATTATCTTTCAGGATTTTCGCCTGATTGAAAATCTGAATGTTTTTGAAAATGTGGCTTTGCCCCTGATCATGACCGGTCATTCCCGAAAATCCATCCATGAAAGAGTAAGTGTGATCCTTGACGAAGTGGGCCTTCTGGGAACATGGCGTCAGAAAGCCGGATCTCTGAGCGGCGGTGAGAAACAACGGGTTGCCATCGCCCGGGCAATTGTAAAAAACCCTTTTCTCGTCCTTGCCGACGAACCGACGGGCAATCTGGACCCGGAAGCCGCCAATACCGTTTTTGAATTATTGAAGAAAATAAATGCCCTGGGAACGTCGGTGATCATGGCCACCCATAATTACACCCTCATTGAAGATACGGATTACCGCCGAATTTATATGGAAAATGGAAGTCTGGTGGATTTGTAA